The stretch of DNA gtgagtaagtacctaatgtaggtaaataaatgagagagaTGCAAAATTCTATCCATACTACTTATGCGAGaatatttctgtctgtctgttacccttccactgacgaaaggtacagaaacATCGAAAAcatcagctactttttatccccgaaaattaaAGATTCCATGTACGGATGTAGACGCAGGCATTCTTCGCACTGCTTTCGTTTTGCACCTATATCCCCTGTGTAACTGAATTACCTAGGTTCAAGCTCAAATATTATTCCTAGGTAATTCAGTTACAGCCGGAGAAAgcaaatatacctattaattacCAAGAATAAGATAAGTTTGCGATCTCAGATTACCAACTGAGATAGTCGACTATTCGAAAAGAAAGAAATTCGAGGGAATTAATTTAGATAGGCAGGTACCTATTAATCGATTAAGCAATATTTTATGAACTGTATCAGCCCGATTGCATTATCATTTGCCGATAGTATACTTAATGGTGTTTTATGTAACCAGATGCCACGTAGGTGAATGCACTTATTTAGGTAGGATGGATAGAAGTAACAAAACTTTATCTTATATACAGTAAAACTTAATGTTTGTCTGTTCGTTATTTGGTTTCCGATACGTGAAAGCCTATGCTTTGCGATTGCGAATGATGTGAGACTTTTTGAATGTTTTGAGACAGTTGATGTTGGAACTTACGAGATGTTTGCAAACATAGTAGATTGCATAATTTGCATTGTAACTCATGTCGGACATTATTTTAGTGtagcataaaaaatataaccACTTAACTAGGTGTTAATTAACTTATTAGAAGAGATCTATTAGCATGCATTGCGATAGGTACTTCTATAGTTTAACATAAATTATTagtaaaagtacctaaataaatatatctaaTATTAGCATAAGATTGATCTTTGTATGATAGATGTAAAGGAAACTTATTATCTCCGTATTTTCTATGAGCAAGGCCattgcttttatatttttatatgaaaaaaaaaagataacgtATTAAAAACGCGCTCTGAACAATAtctagtacctaagtaggtattgtaaTCTTATCAGTATCTATCTACATTATCTACGGCACTCACCTGCCATATTGTCGCGGCTGCGTCTCACTAACAACTGTGCAGTGTCAAAAATTACAATAGCTTAtgtacttactgactgactaTATTAACTGACTCATATAGATAATGAGTTGTAACTGTAAGCCATATCAACTGTGCCAATAGATATTTTTCCGATTATCAATTTCTGATATTTTTTCGAATTTAATGATGCTCTCATGCGTTCAAAAGTCTACGTTACTTAcctatacaataatatgtaatacgtaattattgtaatatttattcaggtaggtacctatttcaatttgtatgaaataggTAACGCTATTTTCCATGCTTCATATTTTCTCTTgaagtacttatacctactcataaatatgaatatattttgttaAGATTAAAAAGATTAGTAAAAGGACAATGATAAATGTAGCATTACCCAAAATAGAAAATGTTCAAATTTTTTACGACAAACTTGATTTTTCCCATTTGTACTAAGAACTTACCTAGTTTTGTGGTTTTACATCGTCTACTGTACTTTGTAGATCGATGAGGGACCACGACCTACTTTCAAAAATACGCGCGAAAATTGTCGTGTTGCCATTATGTAGTTAGGTAACTCATTTTTGGATTTTATGTAGGAATTTCATCCAAattcattaaataattattatgattatttttacttaaattaaaaacgtAACTTTTGCTGCAAAAATGTAACTTTAGGAAACGAAATGTAATTTCGACTTAAGACCCTGGCATTGGCTGGCAACCATCTGGCAAAGCTGATTTCTTTTGACAGTGACACTGACATTTTGACATTTGAATTGTCAATTGAATGTGATTTTGAAGACTGGAAGCTTTGGaggttttgaatttgattttggattttgaaaatataaaataaaaactttgatttgtgctttgataaaaattaaacaatctaTTTTGAATGTCTGTTATATATTAAACAATGAACTCTCTCATCAAATTCGCTCAGGTACAAATAAAGAAGAACAAACATAACAAATACATAACCTAAGTttcagtaaaataattttacttagttTTACACAGTATAATACAATTCCAGTGTTCATCGCTGTCGGGATGCTCACCAGTGTTCGCATCCCAATTTCACACGTCTTCTGCTTTGAGCAGAGTGGTTTCAGGAAAGTACAGAATAACCAAGAAGAGAGACCGACCACTGACATATGAGATGGCCAATCCTCCTCATTATATCGCTCATCGCAAGTCCTGGAACTCTTGGAATACTTGTAAGTTTTTGACAACCTCCCTGCCGCagcgctgtagtcttataagAGGAAGGTAccaggttcgattccccgcAGGGGCAATTATGATTACTAAATTGTCTGGCCTGGTGTAGTGGGGAGGCTAGgactgtggctagttaccactccaTCAGCAAAGCTGTGCTATCAAGCGATGTACGACGgtgtgtagaaaccgataaggggttgggtttaataaaactatacCAAAAATTAGATTGAACTGCAATGCACTGCTTATTcctataatattgtagtcttcaaagtatttatatttatttttgttttagcaAGTTTAAAAGATGGACTTAGAAGGTCAGAGACTGCGGTTGAAGATGAGTTTATTAGAAGATTTTTCACTGGCACTTGGCACGGCCTGGTGTGTAGTGAGGTATGTTTTTCATTCaatttaaaaccaaaaaaagattccgacgaattgagaacctcctcctttttttggaagtcggttaaaaagctagATGGCCCCTATCCCTCTCTGTCATAAAAGAGATAGATATACTAGATGTCAAAGGTGCGTAGTCGCCGGAGGTATATTTTGCAGATCATGTAGGGTATATACaactatttcaaatttcatgtTGATAGCTTTAATAGTTGCCTAAATAATCGATTATGACAGACAGATGGTGAAAGAATCGcaccataagggttccatttttaccattttggtatggaaccctaaaaatatttggtcacaaattttttaaatttgttacCAAACGCAAACTATTAAAGTTCATTTTTTAATGGAATAATGAAGTAATTTTAATGGAATAATGAATACTTTATATACTAATATAGGTATGTAGATgtcttttaaaaattccttgcaacttggtactatccaaccctaccttagcttctcctttcagcaaaggttgcctggtagagattgctccaagcaataaggccgcctttgttttttctgttttcttctttctgtgttgtgtgcctttatatgtgtttttgtgtgcaataaagtgttctatctatctatctactttcTGGTAGCAAGAGTCTCCTAAGTAGTCCAGAATGAATCAAATGACCATATGTGGCTATCTAGAGTGACTACATAtgctttcaaaattttattcttttgttgtagataataataaaacgtCAGTTCAACCACATTCGCGTAGCGGCCATAGTGCGTCGAGCCGTGTCCCCCACTAAGATGTACTTCCTCATCGGCTACACGGAGGAGTTGTTGTCAAACTGGATACAGTGCCCCGTCACACTAGAGCTACAGACCGTGGACAGCTTCAAAGATgttgtatttaagtatatttaggtattttgttGAGATTAATGTACATAAAGTAGCTATTTAGTTAAATATtagatacaaataaaataatttttcaaatgtaTATTTAGGCCTTTTCATTGAAGCGATTCCTGAGGCAGATGCGCAGCGCGGGTCGGTTGATAATAATCCAAATCACCGTCACTCATGTCAGGAGTCTTGCACCGCATAGCTACCCAGTTGAATATATACATCCTATGGTTATATGGTTGAATATGGCATTTTGGAGGCCTATTCATAACTCTAATATTATCTATGGCTAATACTTCCCGTTCCCTCATAACTCTAATATTATCTATGGCTTatacttccctttcccctcAAACTAAGTTAGGAATGGGACCGATCACTCAATTTCGTGAACACAATATTCAAACATATTGAAGTATAACCTATGACTTCCTATCCAAATTCTCCAGTTTGCATATCAAGAATTGCCAATGGCAGAATTTTAACTCTCAGCCTGTGGTCAGAGAAGCTGAGTTTTGGACTATTTAGTCTTACTTTAATGATAGAGAATTGTTGAATATAAAGGCCCCTCTGAGGACGAGCCTAATGGTGCcaacgcactcgaactgaactgcagcgtcAATGCGCGCCGCGGCAGGCACGCTGCccatattctctccagccgcaaCGCACGGTAACGGGCGCTGAAGCGCTCTGCAGCGCCGCTCTAGTGCGATatgctccatacaaaatgatagaaataatattcTGACGCGATGTGCCGCGTACTGCAGTCTCGTGCAGTGCTGCTGCAGTTCAGTTTCAGTGCGTACGCAcctttaggctgagatctatagatcgcactttgacttttctcgCACTTAAGACTattgaaacgagacagcgctataccgcgcTGGCAtcactgaaacttaagtctaagcaaagtgaagtgcgttctatagatttcaaccttagtattGTTTTTGTTGTATAACTTGTGCCAATAAAGACATGAATCGAAAATGGCAGCAGTAATTATTCCTTCTCACTCGCACACTACACGCAGGTATGTTGTGTAAATGAGAGGGAATGATTAACACCGCCATTATTGATATATTTCCCCATTGGCACGAGTTGTACACAAGTAGgttagaaataaaaatgaaagtcAGC from Maniola jurtina chromosome 10, ilManJurt1.1, whole genome shotgun sequence encodes:
- the LOC123869215 gene encoding 28S ribosomal protein S24, mitochondrial encodes the protein MNSLIKFAQCSSLSGCSPVFASQFHTSSALSRVVSGKYRITKKRDRPLTYEMANPPHYIAHRKSWNSWNTSSLKDGLRRSETAVEDEFIRRFFTGTWHGLVCSEIIIKRQFNHIRVAAIVRRAVSPTKMYFLIGYTEELLSNWIQCPVTLELQTVDSFKDVVFKYI